The Streptomyces avermitilis MA-4680 = NBRC 14893 genome contains a region encoding:
- a CDS encoding LacI family DNA-binding transcriptional regulator, which yields MARASTHPTSRDVAQAAGVSQAAVSLVLGEKWRGRVSEATAERVREAARELGYRPNLAARNLRLGRTRTVLLVVPALTTEFFAGVYTGAARLAAEHGFGVVLYPSPEGIGPARDPFGSAQAALDGVIASSMAADALTAIRGDQLPLVMLDSDPEGSLGAATVNLDIADGVRQVAEHLLALGHRRFLHLAADIPSWTFEVRARELAARVGTIPGTEVRTTRAPISIEGAVAAAEAALAAPGPRPTALVCDDDKLAAGAYKAARRLGLRVPDDISVTGLDDLALATAIDPELTTVRLDAERFGERGMAALLAVLEGRTPEEGDIPVQLVIRGSTAPPRTS from the coding sequence GTGGCACGAGCCAGCACGCACCCCACGAGCCGGGACGTCGCCCAGGCCGCCGGAGTCTCCCAGGCCGCGGTGTCACTGGTACTCGGCGAGAAATGGCGCGGACGGGTCTCGGAGGCGACGGCGGAACGGGTACGGGAGGCCGCGCGGGAGCTGGGCTACCGACCGAACCTGGCCGCCCGCAATCTGCGCCTCGGCCGCACCCGGACCGTGCTCCTCGTGGTGCCGGCCCTGACCACGGAGTTCTTCGCCGGCGTCTACACGGGCGCCGCCCGCCTCGCCGCGGAACACGGCTTCGGCGTGGTGCTCTACCCCTCCCCCGAAGGCATCGGCCCGGCCCGGGACCCCTTCGGCTCGGCGCAGGCCGCCCTGGACGGCGTGATCGCCTCCTCGATGGCCGCGGACGCGCTCACGGCCATCCGGGGCGACCAGCTGCCGCTGGTGATGCTGGACAGCGACCCGGAGGGCAGCCTGGGCGCGGCGACCGTGAACCTGGACATCGCGGACGGCGTGCGTCAGGTGGCGGAACATCTGCTCGCCCTGGGGCACCGCCGCTTCCTGCATCTGGCGGCGGACATCCCGTCCTGGACGTTCGAGGTGCGCGCCCGGGAACTCGCCGCGCGCGTGGGCACGATCCCGGGCACCGAGGTACGCACGACCCGCGCGCCCATCTCCATCGAGGGCGCCGTCGCCGCCGCGGAGGCCGCGCTCGCGGCCCCCGGCCCCCGGCCCACCGCGCTGGTCTGCGACGACGACAAGCTGGCGGCCGGCGCCTACAAGGCGGCCCGGCGCCTCGGGCTGCGCGTCCCCGACGACATCTCCGTCACCGGTCTCGACGACCTGGCCCTCGCCACGGCCATCGACCCGGAGCTGACCACCGTCCGCCTCGACGCGGAGCGCTTCGGCGAGCGGGGCATGGCGGCCCTCCTGGCCGTCCTGGAGGGCCGCACCCCCGAGGAGGGCGACATCCCCGTGCAACTCGTCATACGGGGCTCCACGGCGCCGCCACGCACGTCCTGA
- a CDS encoding FKBP-type peptidyl-prolyl cis-trans isomerase, translated as MSIEKPEIDFPGGEPPADLEIKDIWEGDGPVAKAGNTVSVHYVGVAFSTGEEFDASWNRGTPLQFQLGAGQVIKGWDQGVQGMKVGGRRQLTIPAHLAYGDRGAGGGRIAPGETLIFVCDLVAV; from the coding sequence GTGAGCATCGAGAAGCCCGAGATCGACTTCCCGGGCGGCGAGCCCCCGGCGGACCTCGAGATCAAGGACATCTGGGAGGGCGACGGACCGGTCGCCAAGGCGGGCAACACCGTCTCCGTGCACTACGTGGGTGTGGCCTTCTCCACCGGCGAGGAGTTCGACGCGTCCTGGAACCGCGGCACCCCGCTGCAGTTCCAGCTCGGTGCCGGCCAGGTCATCAAGGGCTGGGACCAGGGCGTGCAGGGCATGAAGGTCGGCGGCCGCCGCCAGCTGACCATCCCGGCGCACCTCGCGTACGGCGACCGCGGCGCCGGTGGCGGCCGTATCGCCCCCGGCGAGACGCTGATCTTCGTCTGCGACCTGGTCGCGGTCTGA
- a CDS encoding ubiquitin-like protein Pup, which produces MATKDTGGGQQKATRNTEEVEEQAQDAQASEDLKERQEKLSDDVDSVLDEIDDVLEENAEDFVRSFVQKGGE; this is translated from the coding sequence ATGGCGACCAAGGACACCGGCGGCGGACAGCAGAAGGCGACGCGCAACACCGAGGAGGTCGAGGAGCAGGCGCAGGACGCGCAGGCTTCCGAGGACCTCAAGGAGCGCCAGGAGAAGCTGAGCGACGATGTCGACTCGGTTCTGGACGAAATCGATGATGTCTTGGAAGAGAACGCCGAGGATTTCGTTCGATCATTCGTTCAGAAAGGCGGCGAGTAG
- a CDS encoding endonuclease VII domain-containing protein has translation MGASGLVNEEGVKRCVRCGECRPRAAFARRRSNLDGLQRHCRECASDYHRARQESLGKKVRPKVEVPEGHKLCLKCGEVKPWSAWHRNATASDGLSTRCKACRAVEGRAGHLKRHYGLTEAERDEMVASQMGICVICLKAPAAHVDHCHRTGSVRGVLCFNCNSAIGKLGDDPDAVRRAAAYLEGTPWKPTLVAPGVYRLPS, from the coding sequence ATGGGGGCGTCGGGGTTGGTAAACGAAGAGGGCGTGAAGCGCTGTGTGCGGTGTGGCGAGTGCCGGCCGCGCGCAGCCTTCGCTCGCAGGCGGTCGAACCTCGACGGCCTGCAGCGACATTGCCGAGAGTGCGCATCGGACTATCACCGAGCGCGTCAGGAAAGCCTGGGCAAGAAGGTCCGTCCCAAGGTCGAGGTGCCCGAAGGGCACAAGCTTTGCCTGAAGTGCGGCGAGGTCAAGCCGTGGAGCGCGTGGCACCGTAACGCCACGGCTTCGGACGGGCTGTCGACACGCTGCAAGGCGTGCCGAGCCGTCGAGGGGCGTGCGGGCCACCTCAAGCGCCACTACGGCCTCACGGAAGCCGAGCGGGACGAGATGGTCGCGTCCCAGATGGGGATCTGTGTGATCTGCCTGAAAGCCCCGGCAGCTCATGTGGATCACTGCCACAGGACGGGTAGTGTCCGTGGCGTACTGTGCTTCAACTGCAATTCGGCCATCGGCAAGTTGGGAGACGATCCCGACGCTGTTCGTCGGGCTGCCGCCTACCTGGAAGGAACCCCGTGGAAGCCAACACTCGTAGCACCGGGCGTCTACCGGCTGCCTTCCTGA
- a CDS encoding FKBP-type peptidyl-prolyl cis-trans isomerase, translated as MRRRSVLLAVPAGLVTLAGCGDEKSDTAKTKPSTSPSPSASASSAPPPKIVDGPLPAITAGTKFDEKPTVAKGSGDPSKDVAVKTVIAGSGKTVAENDYIQANYLGQVWDTAKVFDNSYDRKTPLVIQLAQGSIIDGWRYALAGKKAGSRVLMSVPPTWGYGKQGNSQAGIKGTDTLVFVVDIQNTFNAKSSAQGKDVAQGDAKLPKVGTNTDGKAPSIDVPKTAAPTKLVANYVIEGDGDVVKADSSVLVQYKGVLWDTGKEFDSTYSRSALTSFSLQQVVKGWSQGLTGKKVGSRVLIVVPPKLGYGDSPPSGSGIEKDSTLVFSVDILAKM; from the coding sequence GTGCGCCGACGCTCAGTTCTTCTCGCCGTGCCGGCCGGACTGGTCACGCTCGCCGGATGCGGTGACGAAAAGTCCGACACGGCCAAGACCAAGCCCAGCACCAGCCCGTCTCCGTCGGCCTCCGCATCGTCGGCCCCGCCCCCCAAGATCGTCGACGGCCCGCTGCCGGCCATCACCGCCGGTACCAAGTTCGACGAGAAGCCGACCGTGGCCAAGGGCAGCGGCGACCCCTCGAAGGACGTGGCGGTCAAGACGGTCATCGCGGGCAGCGGCAAGACGGTCGCGGAGAACGACTACATCCAGGCGAACTACCTGGGCCAGGTCTGGGACACGGCGAAGGTCTTCGACAACTCCTACGACCGCAAGACGCCGCTGGTCATCCAGCTCGCCCAGGGAAGCATCATCGACGGCTGGCGCTATGCGCTGGCGGGCAAGAAGGCCGGCAGCCGGGTCCTGATGTCCGTGCCGCCCACCTGGGGCTACGGCAAGCAGGGCAACTCGCAGGCGGGCATCAAGGGCACCGACACCCTGGTGTTCGTGGTCGACATCCAGAACACGTTCAACGCGAAGAGCTCCGCCCAGGGCAAGGACGTCGCACAGGGCGACGCCAAGCTGCCGAAGGTCGGCACCAACACCGACGGCAAGGCCCCCTCCATCGACGTACCGAAGACGGCCGCCCCGACGAAGCTCGTGGCGAACTACGTCATCGAGGGCGACGGCGACGTGGTCAAGGCGGACAGCAGCGTCCTCGTGCAGTACAAGGGCGTGCTCTGGGACACCGGCAAGGAGTTCGACTCCACGTACAGCCGCTCGGCGCTGACGTCCTTCTCGCTGCAGCAGGTCGTCAAGGGCTGGTCCCAGGGTCTGACCGGCAAGAAGGTGGGCAGCCGCGTACTCATCGTGGTGCCGCCGAAGCTGGGTTACGGCGACAGCCCGCCGAGCGGGAGCGGCATCGAGAAGGACTCCACCCTGGTCTTCTCCGTCGACATCCTGGCGAAGATGTAA
- the prcA gene encoding proteasome subunit alpha produces the protein MSTPFYVSPQQAMADRAEYARKGIARGRSLVVLQFADGIVFVGENPSRALHKFSEIYDRIGFAAAGKYNEYENLRIGGVRYADLRGYTYDRDDVTARGLANVYAQTLGTIFSSAAEKPYEVELVVAEVGETPEGDQIYRLPHDGSIVDEHGSVAVGGNAEQISTYLDQRHQDGMTLAEALKLAVQSLSRDTNGSEREIPAERLEVAVLDRTRPQQRKFKRIVGRELSRLLEAAGASTAGEAGSAEDEGSDDEK, from the coding sequence GTGTCGACGCCGTTCTATGTCTCCCCCCAGCAGGCCATGGCCGACCGGGCGGAGTACGCCCGCAAGGGCATCGCCCGTGGTCGCAGCCTTGTCGTGCTGCAGTTCGCCGACGGCATCGTGTTCGTCGGCGAGAACCCGTCCCGCGCGCTGCACAAGTTCAGCGAGATCTACGACCGGATCGGCTTCGCGGCCGCCGGCAAGTACAACGAGTACGAGAACCTCCGGATCGGCGGCGTCCGCTACGCCGATCTGCGCGGTTACACCTACGACCGGGACGACGTGACCGCTCGCGGTCTCGCCAACGTCTACGCCCAGACGCTGGGCACGATCTTCTCCAGCGCGGCCGAGAAGCCGTACGAGGTGGAGCTGGTGGTCGCCGAGGTGGGGGAGACCCCGGAGGGTGACCAGATCTACCGGCTGCCGCACGACGGCTCGATCGTGGACGAGCACGGCTCGGTCGCGGTCGGCGGCAACGCCGAGCAGATCAGCACCTACCTGGATCAGCGCCACCAGGACGGTATGACGCTCGCCGAGGCGCTCAAGCTGGCCGTCCAGTCCCTGTCCCGCGACACGAACGGCAGCGAGCGGGAGATCCCCGCCGAGCGCCTGGAGGTCGCGGTCCTGGACCGTACGCGCCCGCAGCAGCGCAAGTTCAAGCGGATCGTGGGCCGTGAGCTCTCTCGTCTGCTGGAGGCGGCCGGAGCGAGCACCGCGGGCGAGGCCGGGAGTGCCGAGGACGAGGGCTCCGACGACGAGAAGTAG
- the dop gene encoding depupylase/deamidase Dop: protein MTVRRVMGIETEYGISVPGHPNANAMLTSSQIVNAYAAAMHRARRARWDFEEENPLRDARGFDLAREAADSSQLTDEDIGLANVILTNGARLYVDHAHPEYSAPEVTNPRDAVLWDKAGERIMAEAAERAAQLPGAQPIHLYKNNTDNKGASYGTHENYLMKRETPFSDIVRHLTPFFVSRQVVTGAGRVGIGQDGHEHGFQLSQRADYFEVEVGLETTLKRPIINTRDEPHADAEKYRRLHVIIGDANLSEISTYLKLGTTALVLSMIEDGFIAVDLAVDQPVRTLHQVSHDPTLKRLVTLRSGRTLTAVQLQMEYFELSRKYVEERFGADADEQTKDVLVRWEDTLNRLENDPMSLAGELDWVAKRELMEGYRRRDDLDWDAARLHLVDLQYADVRAEKGLYNRLAARGRMKRLLDENDVERARTKPPEDTRAYFRGRCLEQYADDVAAASWDSVIFDLPGRDSLQRVPTLEPLRGTRNHVKELLDRCRTAEDLVRVLSGA from the coding sequence ATGACCGTACGGCGAGTAATGGGCATTGAGACGGAGTACGGGATCTCCGTCCCTGGCCACCCCAACGCCAATGCCATGCTCACCTCATCCCAGATCGTCAACGCATACGCGGCGGCGATGCACCGGGCGCGCCGCGCCCGGTGGGACTTCGAGGAGGAGAACCCGCTGCGGGACGCGCGAGGCTTCGACCTCGCCCGCGAGGCCGCCGACTCCAGCCAGCTCACCGACGAGGACATCGGCCTGGCCAATGTCATCCTCACCAATGGGGCACGGCTGTACGTGGACCACGCGCACCCCGAGTACAGCGCCCCGGAGGTCACCAACCCGCGGGACGCCGTCCTGTGGGACAAGGCCGGCGAGCGCATCATGGCGGAGGCCGCGGAGCGCGCGGCCCAGCTCCCCGGCGCCCAGCCGATCCACCTCTACAAGAACAACACCGACAACAAGGGCGCCTCCTACGGCACGCACGAGAACTACCTGATGAAGCGGGAGACCCCCTTCTCGGACATCGTGCGCCACCTCACGCCGTTCTTCGTCTCCCGTCAGGTCGTCACCGGAGCGGGCCGCGTCGGCATCGGTCAGGACGGGCACGAGCACGGCTTCCAGCTCAGTCAGCGCGCCGACTACTTCGAGGTCGAGGTGGGCCTGGAGACCACCCTGAAGCGCCCCATCATCAACACCCGGGACGAGCCGCACGCGGACGCCGAGAAGTACCGCAGGCTGCACGTGATCATCGGCGACGCGAACCTGTCGGAGATCTCGACGTATCTCAAGCTGGGCACGACGGCCCTGGTGCTGTCCATGATCGAGGACGGCTTCATCGCCGTCGATCTGGCGGTCGACCAGCCCGTACGCACCCTGCACCAGGTCTCGCACGACCCCACGCTGAAGCGGCTCGTCACGCTTCGTAGCGGGCGCACGCTGACCGCCGTGCAGCTGCAGATGGAGTACTTCGAGCTGTCGCGCAAATACGTGGAGGAACGGTTCGGGGCCGACGCGGACGAGCAGACCAAGGACGTCCTGGTCCGCTGGGAGGACACCCTGAACCGCCTGGAGAACGACCCGATGAGCCTCGCCGGGGAGCTGGACTGGGTCGCCAAGCGGGAGCTCATGGAGGGCTACCGGCGCCGGGACGACCTCGACTGGGACGCGGCCCGGCTGCACCTGGTCGACCTCCAGTACGCCGACGTACGCGCCGAGAAGGGCCTCTACAACCGTCTGGCGGCCCGCGGCCGGATGAAGCGCCTGCTGGACGAGAACGACGTCGAGCGGGCCCGCACCAAGCCCCCTGAGGACACGCGCGCGTACTTCCGCGGACGCTGCCTGGAGCAGTACGCGGACGACGTGGCGGCGGCCTCCTGGGACTCGGTGATCTTCGACCTGCCAGGGCGGGACTCACTGCAACGCGTTCCAACCCTGGAGCCGCTTCGCGGAACGCGTAATCACGTCAAGGAGCTCCTCGACCGCTGTCGTACGGCGGAGGACCTGGTCAGGGTCCTGTCAGGCGCCTGA
- a CDS encoding MFS transporter — MAAGYLEILRARHAARLLTGTLVGRLPNATAAIAVVLFIRAEGGTYSLAGALAAVYGVANAVGQPLLGRLVDLYGQPRVQLPAALVSALAMTAFALSGTNPLPPAYVSMAVAGLFTPPLEGGLRALWPSVLRREDQVHTAYAMDAVAQEVMFTVGPLLVTLCVALWSAQAALVVLNVIGVLGALSVVVSPPSRAWRSAPREAHWLGALRSPGLLALLGAFLFVGLALGSITVAGVSYADDNGGDAVYGWLMAALGLGALVGGTVYGARQWGGAPERRLRGLVALLAVCYLPLVLVPGPVAMTALTALAGVFLAPCIACAFIIVDRHAPSGTVTEAFSWLVTTFTVGASVGTGLAGPVVEWGGTLWGFAVPGVAGAVSLLVLLATGRVLAAPAGGPVVAASSENDPNRAVEPRFSSGDRA; from the coding sequence ATGGCCGCGGGATACCTGGAGATCCTCCGAGCGAGGCACGCCGCGCGGCTGCTCACCGGCACGCTGGTGGGCCGGCTGCCGAATGCCACCGCCGCGATCGCCGTCGTGCTGTTCATCCGTGCCGAGGGCGGCACTTACAGCCTCGCCGGGGCGCTCGCCGCCGTGTACGGGGTCGCCAACGCGGTGGGCCAGCCGCTGCTCGGCCGCCTCGTGGACCTGTACGGGCAGCCGCGCGTGCAGCTGCCCGCGGCGCTCGTCTCCGCCCTCGCCATGACCGCCTTCGCCCTCAGCGGCACCAACCCGCTGCCGCCCGCGTATGTCTCCATGGCCGTCGCCGGACTCTTCACCCCGCCGCTGGAGGGCGGACTGCGGGCCCTGTGGCCCTCCGTCCTGCGCCGGGAGGACCAGGTGCACACGGCGTACGCGATGGACGCGGTGGCCCAGGAAGTCATGTTCACCGTCGGCCCCTTGCTGGTGACCCTGTGCGTGGCGTTGTGGTCCGCCCAGGCCGCGCTCGTGGTGCTGAACGTCATCGGTGTCCTGGGCGCCCTCTCCGTGGTCGTCTCGCCCCCCTCGCGCGCGTGGCGTTCGGCGCCGCGCGAGGCACACTGGCTGGGTGCTCTGCGCTCGCCCGGACTGCTCGCGCTGCTCGGCGCGTTCCTGTTCGTGGGGCTCGCGCTCGGCTCCATCACCGTCGCGGGCGTGTCGTACGCGGACGACAACGGCGGCGACGCGGTCTACGGCTGGCTGATGGCGGCGCTCGGACTCGGCGCCCTCGTCGGCGGCACGGTGTACGGGGCGCGGCAGTGGGGCGGTGCCCCGGAGCGGCGACTGCGGGGGCTCGTCGCCCTGCTGGCGGTCTGTTACCTGCCGCTGGTGCTGGTGCCCGGCCCGGTCGCCATGACGGCCCTGACGGCGCTCGCCGGGGTCTTCCTCGCCCCCTGTATCGCCTGCGCCTTCATCATCGTCGACCGGCACGCGCCGAGTGGAACCGTCACCGAGGCGTTCTCCTGGCTTGTGACGACGTTCACCGTGGGCGCCTCGGTCGGAACGGGCCTGGCGGGCCCGGTCGTCGAGTGGGGCGGAACCCTGTGGGGGTTCGCCGTACCGGGGGTCGCCGGGGCCGTCTCCCTGCTGGTTCTGCTGGCCACGGGGCGGGTCCTCGCAGCTCCCGCCGGGGGGCCGGTGGTTGCGGCCTCGTCGGAAAATGATCCAAACCGTGCTGTCGAACCCCGTTTCAGCTCAGGGGATCGGGCGTAA
- the prcB gene encoding proteasome subunit beta has product MEANTRSTGRLPAAFLTPGSSSFMDFLSEHQPEILPGNRQLPPTQGVIEAPHGTTIVATTFPGGVVLAGDRRATMGNVIAQRDIEKVFPADEYSAVGIAGTAGLAVEMVKLFQLELEHFEKVEGATLSLEGKANRLSTMIRSNLAMAMQGLAVVPLFAGYDVDREKGRIFSYDVTGGRSEEHGYASTGSGSIFARGAMKKLYRDDLTEQQATTLVIQALYDAADDDSATGGPDVARRIYPIVTVITEDGFRRLTDEESSEIARAILERRLEQPDGPRAALL; this is encoded by the coding sequence GTGGAAGCCAACACTCGTAGCACCGGGCGTCTACCGGCTGCCTTCCTGACACCTGGGTCGTCGTCCTTCATGGACTTCCTGTCCGAGCACCAGCCGGAGATCCTCCCGGGCAACCGGCAGCTGCCGCCCACCCAGGGCGTGATCGAGGCCCCGCACGGCACGACCATCGTCGCCACCACGTTCCCGGGCGGGGTGGTCCTCGCCGGTGACCGGCGGGCCACCATGGGCAATGTCATCGCACAGCGCGACATCGAGAAGGTCTTCCCGGCCGACGAGTACTCGGCGGTGGGCATCGCCGGTACGGCGGGTCTGGCCGTCGAGATGGTGAAGCTGTTCCAGCTGGAGCTGGAGCACTTCGAGAAGGTCGAGGGTGCCACGCTCTCCCTGGAGGGCAAGGCGAACCGCCTCTCCACGATGATCCGTTCCAACCTCGCCATGGCCATGCAGGGCCTGGCCGTGGTACCCCTCTTCGCGGGCTACGACGTGGACCGCGAAAAGGGCCGCATCTTCTCCTACGACGTCACCGGCGGCCGCTCCGAGGAGCACGGCTACGCCTCCACCGGCTCCGGCTCGATCTTCGCGCGCGGTGCCATGAAGAAGCTCTACCGCGACGACCTGACCGAGCAGCAGGCCACGACGCTCGTCATCCAGGCCCTGTACGACGCGGCCGACGACGACTCGGCGACAGGCGGTCCCGATGTCGCCCGCCGGATCTACCCGATCGTCACCGTGATCACCGAAGACGGATTCCGCCGGCTCACCGACGAGGAGTCCTCCGAGATCGCCCGCGCGATCCTGGAGCGGCGCCTGGAGCAGCCCGACGGCCCGCGGGCCGCGCTGCTCTGA
- the pafA gene encoding Pup--protein ligase, with product MDRRIFGLENEYGVTCTFRGQRRLSPDEVARYLFRRVVSWGRSSNVFLRNGARLYLDVGSHPEYATPECDNVTELVTHDKAGERILEGLLVDAERRLHEEGIAGDVYLFKNNTDSAGNSYGCHENYLVARHGEFSRLADILIPFLVTRQLLCGAGKVLQTPRGAVYCVSQRAEHIWEGVSSATTRSRPIINTRDEPHADAERYRRLHVIVGDSNMSETTMLLKVGATDLVLRMIEAGTVMRDLTLENPIRAIREVSHDITGRRKVRLASGREASALEVQREYYEKAVDFCERRGIRTGTVEQVLELWGRTLDAIEAEDLDRIGTEIDWVMKYKLIERYRAKHNMTMSHPRVAQIDLAYHDIHRRRGLYYLLEKRGQATRICNDLKIFEGKSVPPQTTRARLRGDFIRRAQEQRRDFTVDWVHLKLNDQAQRTVLCKDPFRSVDDRVEKLIAGM from the coding sequence ATGGACCGCCGCATTTTCGGGCTGGAGAACGAGTACGGCGTCACGTGTACGTTCAGGGGACAGCGCCGCCTGTCTCCCGACGAGGTGGCGCGGTACCTCTTCCGCCGTGTCGTGTCATGGGGCCGCAGCAGCAATGTCTTTCTGCGGAACGGTGCCCGCCTCTATCTCGACGTGGGATCACATCCGGAATACGCGACACCCGAATGTGACAACGTGACCGAACTGGTCACCCACGACAAGGCCGGCGAGCGCATTCTCGAGGGACTGCTCGTAGACGCCGAACGACGCCTGCACGAGGAGGGAATCGCGGGCGACGTCTACCTCTTCAAGAACAACACCGACTCGGCGGGCAACTCGTACGGGTGTCACGAGAACTATCTGGTGGCACGGCACGGGGAGTTCTCCCGGCTCGCGGACATCCTCATTCCGTTCCTGGTGACCAGGCAGCTTCTGTGCGGTGCCGGCAAGGTGCTGCAGACTCCGCGAGGCGCCGTCTACTGCGTCAGCCAGCGCGCCGAGCACATCTGGGAGGGTGTCAGCTCCGCGACGACCCGCTCCCGGCCGATCATCAACACCCGCGACGAGCCGCACGCGGACGCCGAGCGCTACCGCCGGCTGCACGTCATCGTGGGCGACTCGAACATGTCCGAGACGACCATGCTCCTCAAGGTCGGCGCCACCGACCTCGTGCTGCGCATGATCGAGGCGGGCACGGTGATGCGCGACCTGACCCTGGAGAACCCGATCCGGGCGATCCGCGAGGTCAGCCACGACATCACGGGCCGCCGCAAGGTGCGCCTGGCCAGCGGCCGCGAGGCCTCCGCCCTGGAGGTGCAGCGCGAGTACTACGAGAAGGCCGTGGACTTCTGCGAGCGCCGCGGCATCCGTACCGGCACCGTCGAGCAGGTCCTCGAACTGTGGGGCCGCACGCTCGACGCGATCGAGGCCGAGGACCTCGACCGGATCGGCACCGAAATCGACTGGGTGATGAAGTACAAGCTCATCGAGCGGTACCGGGCCAAGCACAACATGACGATGTCGCACCCGCGCGTCGCCCAGATAGACCTCGCCTACCACGACATCCACCGCCGTCGTGGTCTCTACTACCTGCTGGAGAAGCGGGGACAAGCCACCCGGATCTGCAATGACTTGAAGATCTTCGAGGGCAAGTCCGTTCCTCCGCAGACCACTCGGGCCCGGCTGCGCGGCGACTTCATCCGGCGCGCCCAGGAACAGCGCCGCGATTTCACCGTCGACTGGGTTCATCTCAAGCTCAACGACCAGGCGCAGCGCACCGTGTTGTGCAAGGACCCGTTCCGTTCCGTCGACGACCGGGTGGAGAAGCTGATCGCCGGAATGTGA
- a CDS encoding helix-turn-helix transcriptional regulator → MAIAKAERLMNLALCLLGTRRPLSKRELRDSIEAYVEAFGPGKGAASSDDSFNRMFERDKDDLRELGLVIETVENLDGEVGYLARRDSNRLPAITLDAEEAAALGLAAKVWQQARLAGAASGALQKLRAAGLPEDVDPYEAHGALEPRIPVHEAAFEPLMLACRDRRPASFDYRKANAARPEPRTVEPWALECWRGHWYLAGWDRDRGAERVFRLSRITGKVRTRSGRYTAEVPDVVTVRETVASWAGETADRSALIRLRTGAGYPLRAKAVSVRELGDGWDELEIPYGHGLDAWLVEFGPDVVVLEPAELRADVVDRLRAVAKG, encoded by the coding sequence ATGGCCATTGCCAAGGCCGAGCGGCTGATGAACCTGGCGCTGTGTCTGCTCGGGACACGACGGCCGCTCAGCAAGCGCGAGCTGCGTGACTCCATCGAGGCATACGTCGAGGCTTTTGGGCCGGGCAAGGGTGCGGCGAGTTCGGACGACTCCTTCAACCGGATGTTCGAGCGCGACAAGGACGATCTGCGCGAGCTCGGCCTGGTCATCGAGACGGTGGAGAACCTCGACGGCGAGGTCGGCTACCTCGCGCGCCGCGACAGCAACCGCCTGCCGGCCATCACCTTGGACGCCGAGGAGGCCGCCGCCCTCGGTCTCGCCGCGAAGGTCTGGCAGCAGGCCCGTCTCGCCGGTGCCGCGAGCGGCGCCCTGCAGAAGCTGCGCGCCGCGGGGCTTCCCGAGGATGTCGACCCGTACGAGGCCCACGGCGCCCTGGAACCGCGCATCCCCGTGCACGAGGCCGCTTTCGAACCTCTGATGCTCGCCTGCCGTGACCGGCGCCCCGCTTCCTTCGACTACCGCAAGGCGAACGCGGCCCGTCCCGAGCCGCGCACCGTGGAGCCCTGGGCCCTCGAGTGCTGGCGCGGCCACTGGTATCTGGCCGGCTGGGACCGTGACCGCGGCGCCGAGCGGGTCTTTCGGCTCTCCCGGATCACCGGCAAGGTCCGTACGCGCAGCGGAAGGTACACCGCCGAGGTGCCCGATGTCGTCACCGTGCGCGAGACGGTGGCGAGCTGGGCGGGGGAGACCGCCGACCGTTCCGCTCTGATCCGGCTGCGTACCGGTGCCGGCTATCCGCTGCGGGCCAAGGCCGTCTCGGTACGGGAACTGGGCGACGGCTGGGACGAGTTGGAGATTCCGTACGGGCACGGTCTGGACGCGTGGCTCGTCGAGTTCGGGCCCGATGTGGTGGTCCTGGAGCCGGCCGAGCTGCGGGCCGACGTGGTGGACCGGCTGCGTGCCGTGGCCAAGGGCTGA